One Helianthus annuus cultivar XRQ/B chromosome 12, HanXRQr2.0-SUNRISE, whole genome shotgun sequence genomic region harbors:
- the LOC110894900 gene encoding G-type lectin S-receptor-like serine/threonine-protein kinase SD2-5, with the protein MMREPWNCYCSALFLILNCHSTTAQQRTEPPFDYPSANLSTTWVNTQSFRNNISFTDGSMVRPILLRGSFGPKFACGFYCNGTCTSYLFAVFIAQTNSGGQITQPSSGFPQVVWSANRDHPVSYGAVLNLTATGELVLQDADGSIVWNTNTTRKSVAGLNLTDDGNLALFDVNSSVVWQSFDYPTDCLLPGQTLSQGQQLIPSVSTTNWTAQKGLFSLQVTDNGLYAYVGSNPPQAYFSKTVSGNDTNTGRQYVRFLNGSLSLFIFSVEPSDPDEVITVPPASSAQYMKLMPNGHLLVFEGEPPFSVVADLLNGFLGECNYPMACGRNGLCSGNQQCSCPVLSSPRIDYFRAVNDRQPELGCSEITPLTCNATQDQVFIALENVMHFNIIADMVSVDIETCKQACVNNCSCKAALFQYGSDSSSGDCYLPFELFTMMNVDPDVVHRNASAFIKVQNATSPPSTSTPQSSQSNLGVILTSTIGSVLFLLGVVGFLIYKIRKRRWDDQREEESIGEVPGMPNRFSYEELVTATENFNKKLGEGGFGAVFEGTLEDGSKIAVKCLEGLGQVNKSFLAEVQSIGSIHHVNLVTLRGFGAWKSKRFLVYEFMSNGSLDRWIYHGDREHVLEWECRKKIILDVAKGLAYLHEDCRQKIIHLDIKPQNILIDSDFNAKVSDFGLSKLIDRNQTQVMTTMRGTPGYLAPEWLSSVITEKVDVYSFGIVLLEMLCGRKKFDESQPEESWHLLDVLQNCWEQGTLQDMVDKYSEDMQTHSSEVVEMMELASWCLQGDFKKRPSMSMVVKVLEGVMKVESSLDYNFTDPRLHNTTVERDKDMTPLLASVLSGPR; encoded by the coding sequence ATGATGAGGGAACCATGGAACTGTTATTGTTCTGCCTTGTTCCTCATCTTAAATTGCCACTCAACCACTGCCCAGCAGCGGACCGAGCCGCCCTTTGACTACCCTTCGGCAAATCTTTCCACCACATGGGTCAACACTCAATCTTTCCGCAATAATATTAGCTTCACAGATGGCTCAATGGTCCGACCCATCCTCCTTAGAGGATCATTCGGGCCCAAATTTGCCTGTGGGTTCTACTGCAACGGAACCTGCACCTCTTACCTCTTCGCTGTCTTCATTGCTCAAACCAACAGCGGAGGTCAAATCACTCAACCATCTAGCGGGTTCCCTCAAGTGGTGTGGTCTGCAAACCGAGACCATCCGGTTAGCTATGGTGCAGTACTGAATCTCACTGCAACTGGAGAACTGGTCCTGCAGGATGCTGATGGAAGCATAGTTTGGAATACCAACACTACAAGGAAATCTGTTGCTGGTTTAAACTTAACTGACGATGGAAACCTAGCGTTGTTTGATGTCAATAGCTCTGTTGTATGGCAATCTTTTGATTACCCAACAGACTGTTTGCTACCGGGCCAAACACTGTCTCAAGGACAGCAGCTGATACCTAGTGTTTCCACAACTAATTGGACGGCCCAAAAAGGTTTGTTTTCTCTTCAAGTGACAGATAACGGTTTGTATGCTTATGTTGGATCAAACCCACCTCAAGCCTATTTCAGTAAAACAGTCTCTGGCAACGATACAAATACAGGAAGACAATATGTTAGGTTCTTGAATGGCAGTTTGTCTCTTTTCATTTTTTCTGTTGAGCCAAGTGATCCTGATGAGGTGATTACCGTACCTCCAGCATCATCGGCCCAGTATATGAAACTGATGCCGAATGGGCATTTGCTAGTGTTTGAAGGGGAACCACCATTCTCAGTGGTGGCTGATCTACTGAACGGTTTTTTGGGAGAGTGTAATTATCCTATGGCTTGTGGGAGAAATGGCCTTTGCTCGGGTAATCAACAGTGTAGCTGCCCAGTATTAAGCTCTCCCAGGATAGACTATTTCAGAGCAGTGAACGATCGGCAACCAGAACTGGGTTGCTCTGAAATAACTCCTCTTACATGTAATGCTACCCAAGATCAAGTTTTTATTGCACTTGAGAACGTTATGCACTTCAATATTATTGCAGACATGGTGAGTGTGGACATAGAGACTTGCAAACAAGCATGTGTCAACAATTGCTCATGCAAAGCAGCTCTGTTTCAGTATGGTTCAGATTCTTCAAGTGGGGATTGTTATTTACCTTTTGAACTTTTCACAATGATGAATGTCGATCCAGATGTAGTTCATCGTAATGCTTCAGCTTTCATAAAAGTGCAGAATGCAACATCACCTCCTTCCACTTCCACACCTCAATCATCTCAATCAAATTTAGGAGTTATATTAACTTCCACTATTGGAAGTGTTTTGTTTCTTCTTGGGGTTGTAGGTTTTCTTATTTACAAAATACGTAAGCGAAGATGGGACGATCAAAGGGAGGAAGAGTCTATAGGTGAGGTACCAGGAATGCCAAACCGGTTTTCCTATGAGGAATTGGTAACCGCCACAGAGAATTTCAATAAAAAGCTTGGTGAAGGAGGATTCGGAGCTGTTTTCGAAGGGACTCTTGAAGACGGCTCAAAGATTGCTGTAAAATGTCTTGAGGGTCTTGGGCAGGttaacaaatcattcctagctgAGGTTCAATCCATTGGAAGCATTCATCATGTGAATCTGGTTACACTCAGGGGATTTGGTGCTTGGAAATCAAAGCGTTTTCTCGTGTATGAATTCATGAGTAACGGGTCATTAGATCGGTGGATCTACCATGGAGATCGAGAGCACGTACTGGAATGGGAATGCAGAAAGAAAATCATTCTTGATGTAGCCAAGGGTCTAGCATATCTTCATGAAGATTGTAGGCAAAAAATTATCCACCTGGATATTAAACCTCAAAATATATTGATTGACAGTGATTTCAATGCCAAAGTATCTGATTTCGGGTTGTCAAAGCTCATTGACAGAAATCAAACCCAAGTGATGACTACGATGAGAGGAACCCCGGGATATCTGGCTCCAGAATGGTTGAGTTCGGTTATTACTGAAAAAGTGGATGTCTACAGCTTTGGGATCGTTCTCCTAGAGATGCTGTGTGGGAGGAAGAAATTTGACGAATCTCAGCCTGAAGAAAGCTGGCACTTACTTGACGTTCTTCAAAATTGTTGGGAACAAGGGACTCTGCAAGATATGGTTGACAAGTACAGTGAAGATATGCAGACTCACAGTTCAGAAGTTGTGGAGATGATGGAATTGGCTTCATGGTGCTTACAAGGTGATTTTAAAAAAAGGCCTTCAATGTCTATGGTGGTTAAGGTGTTAGAAGGAGTAATGAAAGTTGAATCTAGCTTGGATTACAACTTCACAGATCCGAGACTGCATAACACAACAGTTGAACGTGACAAAGATATGACTCCTTTGTTAGCTTCTGTTCTGTCTGGTCCTAGGTGA